The proteins below come from a single Takifugu rubripes chromosome 10, fTakRub1.2, whole genome shotgun sequence genomic window:
- the LOC101061190 gene encoding E3 ubiquitin-protein ligase MSL2-like, which translates to MNPVNATSLYVSASRSVLQCDPRDPRALAELCKLLPFFRQSLSCLVCGNLLQDPIAPTDSSCQHYVCRGCKGQRMQLKPSCSWCKDYSRFEENRQLSLLVHCYRKLCLYITQSPLAPHVASAASNSPDLQAILSEGQTLAEGETEAEDDSESLSPLQPASTSTVCQTDDVPLTKELKVEEPGSISVNGLHGCNGLVSSDSLQHITIETGGGIVKQERFSEEIPVCVSVTGTGDVGLCDISAFGDDLKHGGGPLLLSVEEVLRTLETDAEPEPCPHADCPPSMHQSSLNGPQCPTDSSHLIPSLLTGNSPHLLQPHTQPTSHAPPQPSPAIPHNPPRYHRKRSHSESDSEKVQPLPISSLLRGRPLGAISSPHNPNPTATSRQEPKYPAATPQPHLAPVPNGGPPKVGKTVLVSNKSLKKTVDHHGAPKKAYTKARQGAPKARAQPRDRVPSHPHTHPLTHPPSPSKPQYKKPVEKKGCKCGRATQNPSVLTCRGQRCPCYSNRKACLDCICRGCQNSYMANGEKKLEAFAVPEKALEQTRLTLGINLTSITAAALRGPATSSPGGTLLNVTTATGAPVTATFLSGAGHDSRAFDDSLEMRFDC; encoded by the exons ATGAACCCGGTCAATGCGACTTCCCTGTATGTGTCTGCGAGCCGCTCGGTGCTGCAGTGTGACCCCAGAGACCCCCGAGCTCTCGCAGAACTCTGCAAGCTGCTGCCGTTTTTCCGCCAGTCCCTGTCGTGCCTGGTGTGCG GTAACCTGCTGCAGGACCCCATCGCTCCCACCGACTCATCATGTCAACATTACGTATGCCGGGGCTGTAAAGGTCAGAGGATGCAGCTAAAGCCGTCCTGTAGCTGGTGTAAGGACTATTCCCGCTTTGAAGAAAACAGGCAGCTTTCTTTGCTGGTCCACTGTTACAGGAAGCTCTGTCTTTACATCACTCAGTCACCGCTTGCTCCACATGTAGCCAGTGCTGCCAGCAACTCGCCAGACCTCCAGGCCATCCTCAGCGAGGGCCAGACACTGGCGGAGGGcgagacagaagcagaggacGATTCCGAGTCTCTGAGCCCGCTGCAGcccgcctccacctccactgTGTGTCAGACTGATGATGTTCCTCTCACGAAGGAGCTCAAGGTGGAGGAGCCGGGCTCTATCAGCGTGAATGGGCTCCACGGCTGTAACGGCCTGGTCAGTTCGGACTCTTTGCAGCACATCACCATAGAAACGGGCGGGGGAATAGTGAAACAGGAGAGGTTTTCTGAGGAGATTCCTGTTTGCGTGAGTGTCACGGGCACCGGGGACGTCGGGCTCTGTGACATCAGCGCATTTGGGGATGACTTAAAACACGGCGGGGGTCCGTTGTTGTTAAGTGTCGAGGAGGTGCTCAGGACGCTGGAGACGGACGCCGAACCCGAGCCGTGCCCCCACGCAGACTGCCCGCCATCTATGCATCAGTCCAGCCTCAACGGGCCGCAATGCCCAACTGACTCTTCCCACCTCATTCCCTCCCTCCTAACCGGAAACAgcccccacctcctgcagcctcacacacaGCCCACATCGCATGCGCCCCCACAACCCTCCCCAGCGATACCTCACAATCCCCCCCGCTACCACCGAAAACGCTCTCACTCGGAAAGCGACAGTGAGAAGGTGCAGCCGCTCCCCATCTCCAGCCTGTTGCGAGGGCGCCCCCTTGGGGCCATCAGCTCCCCTCATAACCCCAACCCCACAGCCACCAGCAGACAGGAGCCTAAATACCCTGCAGCCACTCCCCAACCTCACCTGGCCCCCGTGCCAAATGGTGGCCCCCCTAAGGTTGGCAAGACCGTGCTTGTCTCCAACAAATCTCTGAAAAAGACTGTGGACCATCACGGGGCTCCCAAGAAGGCTTATACCAAAGCGAGGCAGGGGGCTCCGAAGGCACGTGCGCAACCTCGTGACAGAGTACCGTCACACCCTCATACTCACCCGCTGACCCACCCGCCGAGCCCCTCGAAACCACAGTACAAGAAGCCCGTGGAGAAAAAGGGCTGCAAGTGTGGACGGGCCACGCAGAATCCCTCCGTTCtgacctgtagggggcagcGCTGCCCCTGTTACTCAAATAGGAAG GCGTGTCTGGACTGTATCTGCCGCGGGTGTCAGAACTCCTACATGGCCAACGGAGAGAAGAAACTGGAGGCCTTCGCTGTCCCCGAGAAAGCCCTGGAGCAGACTCGCCTCACGCTGGGCATCAACCTCACCAGTATCACGGCGGCCGCGCTCCGGGGTCCAGCCACCAGCTCCCCCGGGGGCACCCTTCTCAACGTCACCACGGCGACGGGGGCGCCGGTCACGGCCACCTTTTTGTCGGGCGCGGGACACGACAGCAGGGCCTTCGACGACTCACTGGAGATGCGGTTCGACTGCTGA